A genomic window from Salvia miltiorrhiza cultivar Shanhuang (shh) chromosome 5, IMPLAD_Smil_shh, whole genome shotgun sequence includes:
- the LOC131024354 gene encoding uncharacterized protein LOC131024354: protein MVVWYEILFAVNMVSKKLQSKSMCIDATMKQLEGVLSFFEKYREEGFISSMNVVKSVALEMDVEPIFPIKRRMIRKKYFGENNEEEEDNSPEELFRTRYFLVVVDMAIVYLKNRFEELKTFEGIFGFLYDSNKLKSLGEKELRDSCVNFHSTFSHENLSDIDLDDLYSELKVLQLTLPTNLLSAIEILTFVKSADCYPNVSIAYRILLTVPVTVASAERNFSKLKLIKTYLRSSMSQERLNGLTILAIEKDMLEHINIDVIINDFASAKARRKHFL, encoded by the coding sequence ATGGTGGTTTGGTATGAAATTCTTTTTGCTGTTAATATGGTAAGCAAAAAGTTACAATCTAAGTCTATGTGCATCGATGCTACTATGAAGCAATTGGAAGGTGTATTATCATTTTTTGAAAAGTATAGAGAAGAAGGTTTTATATCAAGTATGAATGTTGTTAAAAGTGTTGCACTTGAAATGGATGTAGAGCCTATTTTTCCAATTAAACGTCGTATGATTAGGAAAAAGTACTTTGGTGAGAataatgaggaagaagaagataatTCACCTGAAGAGTTATTCAGAACTAGATACTTTTTGGTTGTTGTGGATATGGCAATTGTTTATTTAAAGAATAGATTTGAGGAACTGAAAACTTTTGAAGGTATTTTCGgttttttatatgattcaaATAAGTTAAAGTCATTAGGTGAGAAAGAATTAAGAGATTCTTGTGTTAATTTTCACTCTACCTTTTCTCATGAGAATTTATCTGATATTGATTTAGATGATCTTTACTCAGAATTGAAAGTGTTACAATTGACTTTGCCTACTAATTTATTGTCTGCCATTGAGATTCTTACATTTGTCAAATCTGCAGATTGCTATCCGAATGTCTCGATTGCTTATAGAATTTTATTAACTGTTCCTGTGACTGTAGCATCTGCCGAAAGAAACTTTTCAAagcttaaattaataaaaacctATCTGAGGTCATCAATGTCGCAAGAAAGGTTGAACGGTTTGACAATTTTGGCTATTGAGAAAGATATGTTAGAACATATTAACATTGATGTAATTATTAATGATTTTGCATCTGCAAAAGCTCGAAGAAAGCACTTTTTATGA
- the LOC131024355 gene encoding LOW QUALITY PROTEIN: uncharacterized protein LOC131024355 (The sequence of the model RefSeq protein was modified relative to this genomic sequence to represent the inferred CDS: inserted 2 bases in 1 codon), with the protein MLPRKHLSGSEKRKKRXDDIRKSQQRALDKFVLKKDGSSSHDNLNRSNENLDNEKNKIDDSIDHNFVPNVSNIEEEEEEEEEIVTLTKENETIPHIDIYDPRNCNNLDTKAIDILVEKGPIREMNCEFPVDKNSRHFSYAYYSRKLSNGETSDRKWLVYCKYVDKVYCFCCKLFKSISNVSLLANEGLNDWKHKLQQHELSVEHMSNMKTWNELRMRLNTNETIDKYVQDEIMKEKERWRQVLHRIFSVVKCLAKHNLAFRGSNEKLYQDSNGNFLGLIEMIAEFDVVMQDHVRILVLKLFHFLELFNAYIHCFRVLQKDGVFCLIMCLV; encoded by the exons ATGTTGCCGAGAAAACATTTATCAGgaagtgaaaaaagaaaaaaaag tgatGATATAAGGAAATCACAACAACGAGCTCTTGataaatttgttttgaaaaagGATGGTTCTTCTTCTCATGACAATTTGAATCGATCAAATGAAAATTTAGACaatgagaaaaataaaattgatgattctATTGACCATAATTTTGTGCCAAATGTGTCTaatattgaagaagaagaagaagaagaagaagaaattgttACTCTTACTAAAGAAAATGAGACTATTCCTCATATTGATATTTATGATCCTAGAAATTGTAATAATCTTGATACCAAAGCAATAGACATTTTAGTTGAAAAAGGCCCTATAAGAGAAATGAATTGTGAGTTTCCCGTAGATAAAAATTCTAGACATTTTTCATATGCATATTATTCTAGAAAGCTTAGCAATGGTGAGACTAGTGATAGAAAATGGTTGGTTTATTGCAAATATGTTGATAAAGTATATTGCTTTTGTTGTAagttgttcaaatctattagtAATGTGAGTTTATTGGCAAATGAGGGATTAAATGATTGGAAACATAAACTCCAACAACATGAACTTAGTGTTGAACATATGTCTAATATGAAGACTTGGAATGAATTGAGAATGAGATTGAATACAAATGAAACCATTGATAAATATGTGCAAGATGAAATTATGAAAGAGAAAGAGCGTTGGAGACAAGTTTTACATAGAATATTTTCTGTTGTGAAATGTCTAGCTAAACATAATCTTGCCTTTCGTGGTTCCAATGAAAAATTATATCAAGATAGCAATGGTAATTTTTTGGGATTGATTGAAATGATTGCAGAATTTGATGTGGTAATGCAAGACCATGTTAGA ATTCTTGTGTTAAAGCTATTTCATTTTTTGGAGTTATTCAACGCATATATTCATTGTTTTCGGGTTCTACAAAAAGATGGAGTATTTTGCTTGATAATGTGCCTGGTTTAA
- the LOC131024356 gene encoding uncharacterized protein LOC131024356, with product MSILHPSLNMKGGPFEAPGTSSSASNKDRNIQSVEQLVLDLCNPDLRENSLLELSKKRELFQDLAPLLWNSFGTIAALLQEIVSIYPVLSPPNLTPGQSNRVCNALALLQCVASHPDTRMLFLNAHIPLYLYPFLNTTSKSRPFEYLRLTSLGVIGALVKVDDCEVISFLLFTEIIPLCLRTMEMGSELSKTVATFIVQKILLDDMGLDYICTTAERFFAVSRVLTNMVIALAEQPSSRLLKHIIRCYLRLSDNLRACDALRTCLPEMLRDGTFSSCLLEDPTTRRWLQQLLHNVQAPRVAIQAGGGFDIISHVT from the exons ATGTCGATCTTACATCCATCTCTGAACATGAAAGGCGGCCCCTTTGAGGCGCCGGGCACCTCTTCCTCCGCTTCCAACAAGGACCGGAATATTCAATCAGTGGAACAGCTCGTTCTTGACCTGTGCAACCCTGATCTCCGCGAAAATTCACTTCTCGAACTTTCCAAG AAGAGAGAACTGTTTCAAGATTTGGCTCCGTTGCTGTGGAACTCCTTTGGTACAATTGCTGCTCTTCTACAG GAAATAGTTTCTATTTACCCAGTGTTATCACCACCAAATCTAACTCCTGGGCAATCAAACAGGGTTTGCAATGCACTTGCCCTTCTTCAA TGTGTGGCCTCACATCCAGATACAAGAATGTTGTTCCTCAATG CTCACATTCCTCTGTACCTGTATCCTTTTCTTAATACAACCAGCAAATCTCGCCCATTTGAGTACTTGAGGCTTACAAGTCTAGGAGTCATTGGTGCTCTGGTGAAG GTTGACGACTGTGAAGTTATCAGTTTCCTTCTCTTTACTGAAATAATTCCCTTGTGCTTGCGTACAATGGAGATGGGAAGTGAACTATCAAAAACA GTAGCAACATTTATTGTGCAGAAAATTTTGCTTGATGACATGGGATTAGATTACATATGCACTACAGCAGAGCGGTTCTTTGCTGTATCTAGGGTCTTGACAAACATGGTTATTGCACTTGCTGAACAGCCTTCTTCACGGCTATTAAAGCACATTATTAGGTGCTACCTTCGATTGTCTGACAATCTAAG AGCTTGTGATGCACTCAGAACTTGTCTGCCTGAAATGCTCAGAGATGGAACATTTAGCAGCTGCCTTCTT GAAGATCCAACTACGAGAAGGTGGTTACAACAATTGCTTCATAATGTGCAAGCGCCTCGTGTAGCCATTCAAGCAGGAGGTGGATTTGATATCATTAGTCATGTTACCTAG